In the genome of Streptomyces sp. NBC_00190, one region contains:
- a CDS encoding helix-turn-helix domain-containing protein, whose protein sequence is MLDVLGLEPDDERVYRALLGRPHSTATLLADVLALPQAHVDKTLSRLVGWGLVTRSADEQFTAAPPAVALGALITQRRDGLRMAEQALVTFAEEHRAAMTGSSISDLIEVVTGVDAIRHRFLQVQQAARTQVRSFITAPFVALAPDENTAEPVAIGRGVQFRAVLDRAVLGEPGIIDDAIDSLRKGVQLRVADQLPMKLVLADADLGLVPLAVTPDGEPGAVLLHRSGLLDALDALFETVWRTAHPLELAGLGGGAEPAVELGTNGPTDLDRRILALLLAGLTDLSAATQLGLSPRTLHRRLRHLMDLAGVRTRMQLGGYAVRHGWTEPH, encoded by the coding sequence ATGCTGGATGTGCTGGGCCTCGAACCCGATGACGAGCGCGTCTACCGGGCGCTGCTCGGACGGCCGCACTCCACAGCGACCCTGCTCGCGGACGTGCTCGCCCTGCCGCAGGCCCACGTCGACAAGACGTTGTCCCGCCTGGTCGGGTGGGGCCTCGTGACCAGGTCGGCGGACGAACAGTTCACCGCCGCACCGCCGGCCGTGGCCCTCGGCGCTCTCATCACCCAGCGCCGGGACGGGCTGCGCATGGCGGAGCAGGCACTGGTGACCTTCGCCGAGGAACACCGGGCGGCGATGACCGGGAGCAGCATCAGCGATCTGATCGAGGTCGTCACGGGTGTCGACGCCATCCGTCATCGCTTCCTCCAGGTGCAGCAGGCGGCCCGCACACAGGTCCGAAGCTTCATCACCGCACCGTTCGTCGCCCTGGCGCCCGACGAGAACACGGCCGAGCCCGTGGCCATCGGCCGCGGTGTGCAATTCCGGGCGGTACTGGACCGGGCCGTGCTGGGAGAGCCGGGCATCATCGACGATGCGATCGATTCGCTGCGCAAGGGCGTGCAACTGCGTGTCGCCGACCAGCTGCCGATGAAACTCGTACTGGCCGACGCCGACCTCGGCCTCGTCCCGCTCGCGGTCACTCCGGACGGCGAGCCCGGCGCCGTGCTGCTGCACCGCAGCGGCCTGCTGGACGCGCTGGACGCGCTGTTCGAGACGGTATGGCGAACCGCCCACCCGCTCGAACTGGCGGGCCTCGGCGGAGGGGCCGAACCTGCCGTCGAGCTCGGTACGAACGGCCCGACCGACCTCGACCGGAGGATCCTCGCGCTCCTCCTGGCCGGCCTGACCGACCTTTCGGCCGCGACACAACTCGGTCTGTCACCACGGACGCTGCACCGGCGCCTGCGCCACCTCATGGACCTGGCCGGGGTCCGAACCCGTATGCAGCTCGGCGGTTACGCCGTCCGGCACGGCTGGACGGAGCCGCACTGA
- a CDS encoding carboxymuconolactone decarboxylase family protein encodes MTNPSISRMSDPGEFVPELRDISAALFRATGNRSVPRTTMSLVHLRAGQIVGNTYLTILNTGFLRKAGESEERITAVSSWQDAPYFTGAERAALALVEATLQPAPRGEERVSDALYAEVAKHYDEKALATLTIAIGQINFFIALAVIGKPQPVSSLADQQWD; translated from the coding sequence ATGACGAACCCCTCGATCTCCCGGATGTCCGACCCGGGCGAGTTCGTGCCCGAGTTGAGGGACATCAGTGCCGCCCTGTTCCGGGCCACGGGCAACCGTTCGGTGCCGCGTACCACGATGAGCCTCGTCCACCTGCGTGCGGGGCAGATCGTCGGCAACACCTATCTGACCATTCTGAACACGGGCTTCCTGCGCAAGGCGGGGGAGTCCGAGGAGCGCATCACCGCTGTCTCTTCCTGGCAGGACGCCCCGTACTTCACCGGTGCCGAGCGTGCCGCGCTCGCCCTGGTGGAGGCCACCCTCCAGCCCGCCCCGCGCGGCGAGGAGCGGGTCTCGGACGCGCTGTACGCCGAGGTGGCGAAGCACTATGACGAGAAGGCGCTGGCCACCCTCACCATCGCGATCGGCCAGATCAACTTCTTCATCGCCCTGGCCGTCATCGGCAAGCCGCAGCCGGTCAGCTCCCTCGCGGACCAGCAGTGGGACTGA